In Pseudorca crassidens isolate mPseCra1 chromosome 16, mPseCra1.hap1, whole genome shotgun sequence, one DNA window encodes the following:
- the PPRC1 gene encoding peroxisome proliferator-activated receptor gamma coactivator-related protein 1 isoform X5 produces MAARRGLRDGVAPLLSGGSGPDPGGGVRSSGWGSRSQAPYGTVGAVSGGEQVLLHEEGDDSGFVSLSRLGPCLRDKDLEMEELILQDGTLLGTMHSYMDASLISLIEDFGGLGESRLSLEDQNEVSLLTALTEILDNADSENLSPFDSIPDSELLVSPREGSSLHRLLSLSRTPPERDLITPTDPLGPSTGSSRVSGVEMSLTDPPWDFSPPSFLETSSPKLPSWRPPRSRPRWGQSPPPQQRSDGEEEEEVAGFSSEMLAGELNNSVSSIADFPMHLACPEEEDKTAVAAEMAVQAAGDESISSLSELVRAMHPYCLPNLTHLTALEDELQEQPGDLTLPEDCVVLEIVGQAATAGNDLEIPVVVRQIPTGPQPVLLDNSLEASAALQLLMPTLEAETEAAVPREALCPEKEGLSLDSKEKLESACLLEPMAPKGPQNPPANTMLSSQRARKGRKKKSKEQPAACAEGYARRLRSASRGQSTAVTELTSQGGSLPQEDLQREVVPPRGRGKPQAWARAWAAALEKPGSGNLESSAGQASPAKEGPLDLYPSLVDPIQANPVSTHLSLVDSEADPMPLDSVEADPTAVDPDPTAVDPDPTVADPVPVDPKLVDRALANSELVDPLPADPVLIDPVLADSAAVDRAVVVPISDDLPSVDPILAKPVQVDSLPNDLAPVDPVLVKSRPTDPRRGAVSSAQGSPAPQLLLEAESSDPPKAINPEVKEVMGPLKGETGTSATAQEARPRPLSLSEYRRRRQQRQAEAEERNPHPPAGKWPSLPETPTGLADIPCLVPPATAKKTILQRSPEAPSEACFAPMGPSPASPSPEPPASKPVASTPTEQVPSQEMLLPARPPPPAVQSMPPTMPTALPFPTGGLGMTPMLPLPTNGQSVPSLPPPPLQPPSVPMSVGPVPPDPFTHYAPVPPWPCYPPLSPSGYPCLPPPPTVPLVSGTPGAYAVPSTCNVPWVPPPAPVPPYSSSCTYGPLGWGPGLQHPPFWPAVPPPPLPLTSVGRAVPSPKVEPSGIPPGPPDSVLTVPMAPPLSLGAAGQGAPQIEPTKVEVKPVPASPHLKHKVSSPVHSPRIKAPPCLPAESVAVEELASERLKPEPQEARPREKAPSPVAKAVPTSAPRQSTTTKLPAVHPARLRTLSFLPTPRTQGPEDVVQAFISEIGIEASDLSSLLEQFEKSEAKKECPPPAPADSLAVGNSGSSCSSSGRSRRCSSSSSSSSSSSSSSSSSSSSRSRSRSPSPRRRSDRRRRYSSYRSHDHYQRQRVLQKERAIEERRVVFIGKIPGRMTRSELKQRFSVFGEIEECTIHFRVQGDNYGFVTYRYAEEAFAAIESGHKLRQADEQPFDLCFGGRRQFCKRSYSDLDSNREDFDPAPVKSKFDSLDFDTLLKQAQKNLRR; encoded by the exons ATGGCGGCGCGCCGGGGACTGAGAGACGGAGTCGCGCCGCTTCTGAGTGGGGGCTCCGGCCCCGACCCTGGCGGTGGAGTGCGCAGCAGCGGTTGGGGGAGTCGGAGCCAAGCGCCGTATGGCACTGTGGGCGCTGTGAGTGGCGGGGAGCAG GTGCTGCTGCATGAGGAGGGGGATGATTCTGGCTTTGTCAGTCTATCTCGGCTGGGCCCCTGTTTGAGGGACAAGGACTTAGAGATGGAGGAGCTGATACTGCAGGATGGGACACTGCTGGGGACCATGCACAGCTATATGGATGCCTCCCTCATCTCCCTCATTGAAGATTTTGGTGGCCTTGGAGAG AGCAGGTTATCTCTGGAGGACCAGAATGAAGTGTCACTGCTCACAGCTCTAACAGAGATCTTGGACAATGCAGATTCCGAGAACCTGTCTCCATTTGACAGCATTCCTGACTCAGAGCTGCTTGTGTCACCTCGGGAGGGCTCCTCT ctGCACAGGCTGCTCAGCCTCTCTCGGACACCCCCAGAACGTGACCTCATCACCCCGACTGACCCATTGGGGCCCAGCACAGGCAGTAGTAGAGTGAGTGGG GTTGAGATGTCTCTCACAGATCCTCCTTGGGACTTCTCTCCACCCTCTTTCTTGGAGACCTCCTCCCCCAAGCTTCCTAGCTGGAGACCCCCAAGGTCAAGACCCCGCTGGGGCcagtccccacctccccagcagcGTAGtgatggggaagaagaggaggaggtggcCGGCTTCAGCAGCGAGATGCTTGCTGGGGAGCTCAACAACTCTGTGAGCAGCATCGCAGACTTCCCCATGCACCTGGCCTGTCCCGAGGAGGAAGATAAAACAGCAGTAGCAGCAGAGATGGCAGTGCAGGCAGCTGGCGATGAGAGCATCTCCTCCCTGAGTGAGCTGGTGCGGGCCATGCACCCGTACTGCCTGCCTAACCTCACCCACCTGACGGCACTTGAGGATGAGCTTCAAGAGCAGCCAGGTGATTTGACACTGCCTGAGGATTGTGTGGTGCTGGAAATTGTGGGCCAGGCGGCCACAGCTGGCAACGACCTGGAGATCCCAGTTGTGGTGCGACAGATCCCTACTGGACCCCAGCCTGTCCTCCTGGATAACTCGCTAGAGGCCAGTGCGGCCTTGCAGCTGCTCATGCCTACActagaggcagagacagaggctgctgtgcccagggaagccctctgccctgAGAAAGAGGGGTTGTCACTGGACTCAAAGGAAAAGCTGGAGTCAGCCTGCTTGTTGGAGCCAATGGCACCCAAGGGCCCTCAGAACCCACCAGCCAACACAATGCTAAGTTCCCAGAGAGCTCGAAAGGGCAGGAAGAAGAAGAGCAAGGAGCAGCCAGCTGCCTGTGCAGAAGGCTATGCCAGGAGGCTGAGGTCAGCCTCTCGTGGGCAGTCTACAGCAGTTACAGAGCTGACCTCTCAGGGAGGCAGCTTGCCTCAGGAGGACCTTCAAAGAGAGGTTGTGCCTCCCCGTGGtagagggaagccccaggcttggGCTCGGGCCTGGGCAGCTGCCTTGGAGAAGCCTGGCTCTGGGAACTTGGAGAGTAGTGCTGGACAAGCTAGTCCTGCTAAAGAAGGTCCTCTAGACCTCTACCCCAGCCTGGTTGACCCCATCCAAGCCAACCCTGTTTCAACCCATCTCTCACTGGTTGACTCTGAAGCTGACCCCATGCCACTTGACTCTGTTGAAGCTGATCCCACTGCGGTTGACCCTGATCCCACTGCAGTTGACCCTGATCCCACTGTGGCTGACCCTGTACCTGTTGACCCTAAACTGGTTGACCGTGCTTTAGCGAACTCAGAGCTGGTTGACCCTCTCCCAGCTGACCCAGTGCTGATTGACCCAGTTCTGGCTGACTCAGCAGCAGTAGACCGTGCAGTGGTTGTTCCCATCTCAGATGACTTGCCTTCAGTTGACCCTATCCTAGCCAAGCCAGTACAAGTTGACTCTCTTCCCAATGACCTGGCTCCAGTTGACCCTGTACTAGTTAAGTCTAGGCCAACTGATCCCAGACGTGGCGCAGTGTCATCAGCCCAGGGGAGTCCAGCCCCCCAGCTCCTCCTGGAAGCAGAGTCCTCAGACCCCCCAAAGGCCATCAATCCTGAAGTCAAGGAGGTCATGGGTCCTCTGAAGGGGGAAACTGGTACTAGTGCAACAGCCCAGGAAGCCAGGCCTCGGCCTCTTAGCCTATCTGAGTACCGGCGACGAAGGCAGCAGCGCCAAGCAGAGGCAGAAGAGAGGAACCCCCATCCCCCAGCTGGGAAGTGGCCCAGCCTCCCAGAAACTCCCACAGGGCTGGCAGACATCCCTTGTCTTGTCCCACCAGCCACAGCCAAGAAGACAATTCTGCAGAGAAGCCCTGAGGCTCCTTCTGAGGCTTGCTTTGCTCCTAtgggtcccagccctgcctctcctaGTCCTGAGCCACCTGCAAGCAAACCTGTGGCCTCAACTCCCACTGAGCAGGTGCCATCCCAAGAGATGCTACTGCCAGCAAGACctccacctcctgctgtgcagtccATGCCCCCCACAATGCCCACTGCCCTGCCTTTTCCCACGGGTGGGCTGGGCATGACCCCCATGCTGCCCCTTCCCACAAATGGGCAAAGTGTCCCCAGTCTGCCCCCACCACCCTTGCAGCCTCCTAGTGTTCCGATGTCTGTGGGGCCAGTGCCACCTGATCCCTTTACTCACTATGCCCCTGTGCCACCCTGGCCTTGTTATCCCCCCTTGTCCCCTTCTGGCTATCCTTGCTTGCCCCCTCCACCGACGGTGCCCCTAGTGTCTGGTACTCCAGGTGCCTATGCTGTGCCCTCCACTTGCAATGTGCCTTGGGTacctcctcctgccccagtcCCACCTTATAGCTCCAGCTGTACCTATGGGCCCTTGGGATGGGGCCCAGGGCTGCAACACCCTCCATTCTGGCCTGCTGTTCCCCCACCTCCTTTGCCTCTAACCTCTGTTGGAAGAGCTGTTCCCTCACCCAAGGTGGAGCCCAGTGGCATCCCACCTGGCCCTCCTGATAGTGTACTGACTGTGCCGATGGCTCCTCCCCTCAGTCTTGGGGCAGCTGGTCAGGGAGCTCCACAGATAGAGCCCACCAAGGTGGAGGTCAAGCCAGTGCCTGCATCTCCCCATCTGAAACACAAGGTGTCCTCCCCGGTGCACAGCCCTCGGATCAAGGCTCCACCGTGTCTGCCTGCTGAGAGTGTGGCTGTTGAGGAGCTTGCATCAGAGAGGCTAAAGCCTGAGCCCCAGGAAGCTAGGCCCAGGGAGAAGGCACCCTCTCCTGTTGCCAAGGCTGTTCCCACATCTGCACCAAGGCAGAGCACTACCACCAAGCTGCCTGCTGTCCACCCAGCGCGTCTAAGGACACTGTCCTTTCTGCCTACCCCACGTACCCAGGGTCCTGAGGATGTGGTACAGGCTTTCATCAGTGAGATTG GAATTGAGGCATCGGACCTGTCCAGTCTGCTGGAGCAATTTGAGAAATCAGAAG CCAAAAAGGAGTGCCCTCCCCCGGCTCCTGCTGACAGCCTGGCTGTAGGAAACTCAGG GTCCAGTTGCAGTTCCTCTGGACGTTCCCGAAGatgctcttcctcttcctcctcctcatcttcctcctcgTCTTCCTCATCCTCATCATCTAGTTCCCGAAGTCGGTCCCGCTCTCCATCTCCTCGCCGGAGAAGTGACAGGAGGCGGCG GTACAGTTCTTATCGTTCACACGACCATTACCAAAGGCAGAGAGTTCTGCAGAAGGAGCGTGCAATA gaagagagaagagtggTCTTCATTGGGAAGATACCTGGTCGCATGACTAGGTCAGAGCTGAAACAGAGGTTCTCTGTTTTCGGAGAGATTGAGGAGTGCACCATCCACTTCCGTGTCCAAGG TGACAACTATGGCTTCGTCACTTATCGCTATGCTGAGGAGGCATTTGCAGCCATTGAGAGTGGCCACAAACTGAGGCAAGCAGATGAACAGCCCTTTGATCTCTGCTTTGGGGGCCGCAGGCAGTTCTGCAAGAGAAGCTATTCTGATCTTG ACTCCAACCGGGAAGACTTTGACCCTGCTCCTGTAAAGAGCAAATTTGATTCTCTTGACTTTGACACATTGTTGAAACAGGCCCAGAAGAACCTCAGGAGGTAA